From the genome of Haloterrigena sp. KLK7, one region includes:
- a CDS encoding FxsA family protein, whose translation MLRWIAALLLIPFLDAVLLGFLVTQFGALTWVGMVLLVVLTGLVGMLLVRAEGRRTIGKMQRTMAEGKPPTNELLDGALLIAAGAFLLTPGLVTDAIGFLLAVPLTRIPIRAALKRYVIVPYADKKTGGFASGNVWTFGFPDDGSTRDGRSSGGSTDGGTYDLGADDYTVDDTGDGDSYTIDFGDERTSDSGDDLDDDPSAR comes from the coding sequence ATGCTCCGGTGGATTGCCGCGTTGTTGCTCATCCCGTTCCTCGATGCGGTGTTGCTCGGGTTCCTCGTCACCCAGTTCGGCGCGCTCACCTGGGTCGGGATGGTGCTGCTCGTCGTCCTGACCGGACTCGTCGGCATGTTGCTCGTCCGTGCCGAGGGTCGCCGAACTATCGGGAAGATGCAGCGAACGATGGCCGAGGGGAAGCCACCGACGAACGAACTGCTCGACGGTGCCCTCCTGATCGCGGCCGGGGCCTTCCTGCTGACTCCCGGCCTCGTCACGGACGCCATCGGCTTCCTGTTGGCCGTCCCGCTGACCCGAATTCCGATTCGGGCCGCGCTCAAACGCTACGTGATCGTCCCCTACGCGGACAAGAAGACCGGCGGCTTCGCCAGTGGAAACGTCTGGACGTTCGGCTTCCCCGACGACGGATCGACTCGAGACGGGCGTAGCAGCGGCGGTTCGACCGACGGCGGGACGTACGATCTCGGTGCTGACGACTACACGGTCGACGACACGGGCGACGGGGACTCGTATACGATCGACTTCGGCGACGAACGGACGTCCGATTCCGGCGACGATCTGGACGACGACCCCTCCGCCCGGTAG
- a CDS encoding DUF255 domain-containing protein, protein MNDQTRVEWREWGQDAFDEAAEADAPVLLSLTATWCDHCHEMDAETYAEPRIAANVNDSFVPVRVDVDRRPRVRDRYNMGGFPSTVFLAPDGTVLTGAGYLGPDGMRQVLDSVRTMWQTKGSGAGRVPRPLREDNPPAGRLTADVESAMLGQLTEAYDETAGGWGGSPKFPLPDALEFALKRDREMALRSFDAVSANLLDEYDGGFYRFAAERDWAGLQHEKLLDSNGALVRAFANAYLLTGRDEYREPAERTVDYLTTTLWNDDADAFANSQAPGEDDAHTIDATDRAAADEPPVDEGVFAGPNGLAIEGLLTYHAYTDDERARRYAERALETVRADLLEDGVVVHALEGDAERDADGEPMALLANQARVLSALTTTASVLERDALASATAVADAAIDRLRDGESFLDGPATGAGLLDRPLRPLDTNVALADALLELAVLTGETEYREVARETLEAFAGASDRFGVQMARYATAVSRLLEGPLVIRIATEPGTDLHRAALRMADHEKVVVPDADDLEAGLARVERGEQRSDVAETPAELSERVQSVLE, encoded by the coding sequence ATGAACGACCAGACGCGTGTCGAGTGGCGCGAGTGGGGTCAGGACGCCTTCGACGAGGCGGCGGAGGCGGACGCCCCGGTCTTGCTCTCGCTCACTGCGACGTGGTGTGATCACTGCCACGAGATGGACGCGGAGACCTACGCGGAGCCCCGCATCGCGGCGAACGTCAACGACAGTTTCGTCCCCGTTCGTGTCGACGTCGATCGTCGCCCGCGCGTGCGTGATCGGTATAACATGGGCGGGTTTCCGTCGACGGTCTTTCTGGCCCCGGACGGGACGGTGCTGACCGGCGCGGGCTATCTCGGTCCCGACGGGATGCGACAGGTACTGGACAGCGTTCGGACCATGTGGCAGACGAAAGGCAGTGGCGCCGGTCGCGTCCCTCGCCCGCTCCGCGAGGACAACCCGCCCGCGGGCCGACTCACGGCCGACGTCGAGTCGGCGATGCTCGGCCAGTTAACCGAGGCCTACGACGAGACCGCCGGCGGCTGGGGCGGGAGTCCGAAGTTTCCGCTGCCCGACGCCCTCGAGTTCGCGCTCAAGCGCGACCGTGAGATGGCTCTGCGGTCGTTCGACGCGGTCAGCGCGAACCTGCTTGACGAGTACGACGGGGGATTCTACCGGTTCGCGGCCGAACGCGACTGGGCCGGACTCCAACACGAGAAGCTCTTAGACTCCAACGGCGCGCTCGTGCGCGCGTTCGCCAACGCCTACCTGCTGACGGGCAGAGACGAGTACCGCGAGCCCGCCGAGCGGACCGTCGACTACCTCACGACGACGCTGTGGAACGACGACGCCGACGCCTTCGCGAACAGTCAGGCGCCCGGCGAGGACGACGCCCACACGATCGACGCGACCGACCGCGCCGCGGCCGACGAGCCGCCGGTCGACGAGGGCGTCTTCGCCGGCCCGAACGGACTGGCAATCGAAGGACTGCTCACCTACCACGCCTACACCGACGACGAGCGGGCGCGTCGGTACGCCGAACGCGCCCTCGAGACCGTCCGAGCGGACCTGCTCGAGGACGGCGTGGTCGTCCACGCGCTCGAGGGCGACGCCGAACGCGACGCGGACGGCGAGCCGATGGCGTTGCTCGCGAATCAGGCCCGCGTCCTGTCGGCGCTGACGACGACCGCGAGCGTCCTCGAGAGGGACGCGCTGGCGTCCGCGACCGCAGTCGCGGACGCGGCGATCGATCGGCTCCGCGACGGGGAGTCGTTCCTCGACGGGCCGGCGACGGGGGCCGGACTCCTCGATCGGCCGCTTCGACCGCTGGATACGAACGTCGCCCTCGCGGACGCGCTGCTGGAGCTCGCGGTCCTGACCGGCGAGACGGAGTACCGCGAGGTCGCCCGGGAGACGCTCGAGGCCTTCGCCGGCGCGAGCGACCGCTTCGGCGTCCAGATGGCCCGCTACGCGACCGCCGTCTCGCGACTGCTCGAGGGGCCGCTGGTGATCCGCATCGCGACCGAACCCGGAACCGATCTCCACCGGGCCGCCCTGCGAATGGCGGACCACGAGAAGGTCGTCGTTCCCGACGCCGACGACCTCGAGGCCGGTCTGGCGCGAGTCGAACGCGGCGAGCAGCGCTCGGACGTCGCCGAAACCCCTGCCGAGTTGAGCGAACGCGTCCAGTCGGTCCTCGAGTAA
- a CDS encoding helix-turn-helix domain-containing protein, whose translation MSSLRDLGLSEYEARAYRSLLNTGPTTAKELSRASDVPMGRIYDVLNSIEQYNLVRSQTASRPKKYVAVEPSTALDRLLEDKKRELEEKADQYESIVDDLADELDAAEPVEDQFWTAAVGPEETVDLMLERLAAADDHIVMVSADPSPQWDMQSVSEAVTAQLEDALDRGVSIDLLMTREMVASMSEEVGERYRETLQQRDDFDVRTNDDISGSFNIIDGVEICIQVPNPLSSGDAFGMIDLKDPEFAANVHEEFVPRWGEAEPLEF comes from the coding sequence ATGTCCAGTCTCAGGGATCTCGGGCTCTCGGAGTACGAGGCCCGAGCCTACCGGTCGCTGCTCAATACCGGTCCCACAACGGCGAAAGAGTTGTCGCGTGCCAGCGACGTGCCGATGGGACGGATCTACGACGTGCTCAACAGCATCGAGCAGTACAACCTCGTCCGGAGCCAGACCGCGAGTCGGCCAAAGAAGTACGTCGCCGTCGAACCGTCGACGGCCCTCGATCGGCTGCTCGAGGACAAGAAACGCGAACTCGAGGAGAAGGCCGACCAGTACGAGTCGATCGTCGACGACCTGGCCGACGAGCTCGACGCGGCCGAGCCGGTCGAAGACCAGTTCTGGACCGCCGCGGTCGGCCCCGAGGAGACCGTCGACCTCATGCTCGAGCGACTCGCGGCCGCCGACGACCACATCGTGATGGTGTCGGCCGATCCGTCCCCGCAGTGGGACATGCAGTCGGTCAGCGAGGCGGTTACCGCGCAACTCGAGGACGCCCTCGATCGGGGCGTCTCCATCGATCTCCTGATGACGCGCGAGATGGTCGCCTCGATGTCCGAGGAGGTCGGCGAGCGCTACCGGGAGACGCTCCAGCAGCGTGACGACTTCGACGTGCGCACGAACGACGACATCTCGGGGTCGTTCAACATCATCGACGGCGTCGAAATCTGTATCCAGGTGCCGAACCCGCTCTCCTCGGGCGACGCGTTCGGGATGATCGACCTCAAGGACCCGGAGTTCGCCGCGAACGTCCACGAGGAGTTCGTCCCCCGATGGGGGGAAGCGGAACCGCTCGAGTTCTGA
- a CDS encoding MBL fold metallo-hydrolase, producing MTVRHDTLTISWLGYATVRIESDTGTVVYIDPGRYGTLTGEWDRDVPHPPGREYTERDGDLVLVTHDHHYDSDGVRRVAREDATVVAYEAVDAASIRAGGREVEDLDALPYDVRRVEYGDELAVGDIDLEVISAYNHPDGRNVDESGEPIHPEGFGCGYRFVVDGTSAFWTGDSDVLDGHADLDVSLFLPPIGKNFTMNRTEAAELAAAIDPDLVCPIHYNTFPDLEADSRAFAADVAANGVPVVLDEA from the coding sequence GTGACAGTGCGACACGACACGCTGACGATCTCGTGGCTCGGCTACGCGACCGTTCGGATCGAATCCGACACTGGAACCGTCGTCTACATCGACCCCGGTCGATACGGCACGCTCACCGGCGAGTGGGACCGGGACGTTCCCCATCCGCCGGGCCGAGAGTACACCGAACGCGACGGCGATCTCGTGTTGGTGACCCACGATCACCACTACGACTCCGACGGCGTCCGCCGAGTCGCCCGCGAGGACGCGACGGTCGTCGCCTACGAGGCCGTCGACGCCGCGTCGATCCGTGCCGGCGGGCGCGAGGTCGAAGACCTCGACGCGCTCCCCTACGACGTCCGCCGCGTGGAATACGGCGACGAGCTGGCGGTCGGCGACATCGACCTCGAGGTGATTTCCGCCTACAACCACCCCGACGGCCGCAACGTCGACGAGAGCGGCGAGCCGATCCACCCCGAGGGATTCGGCTGCGGCTATCGGTTCGTCGTCGACGGAACGAGCGCGTTCTGGACCGGCGACAGCGACGTTCTCGACGGTCACGCCGATCTCGACGTCTCGCTATTCCTGCCGCCGATCGGGAAGAACTTCACCATGAACCGGACCGAGGCCGCCGAACTCGCCGCGGCGATCGATCCCGACCTCGTCTGTCCGATCCACTACAACACGTTCCCGGACCTCGAGGCCGATTCGCGGGCGTTCGCCGCCGACGTTGCGGCCAATGGGGTCCCCGTTGTCCTCGACGAGGCGTGA
- a CDS encoding PGF-CTERM sorting domain-containing protein, with translation MATVVLLATSLGVLAMPAAAEEAYGSESTEVTVSENGSVERVELVWGVDEETYSDYETYAELEGYDGVEAWYESLYEADDWIGNVSVTTSQVAGGYVFSVELVDVDTGGQSEANVTADGDTVVYEEFNITNRGADPNVSEYTYRVNMPGEITDSNAHEVRDDVAVWHLHEEHTSELFVEATVADSSDDDADDENESDNEAETSTEDTDDENDTDDEDGVPGFGSPVALVALCIAATLAIDRRVDR, from the coding sequence GTGGCGACAGTCGTCTTGCTGGCGACGAGTCTCGGCGTCCTCGCGATGCCCGCCGCCGCAGAAGAAGCGTACGGCTCGGAGAGCACGGAGGTTACGGTGTCCGAGAACGGTTCGGTCGAGCGGGTAGAACTGGTCTGGGGAGTGGACGAAGAGACGTACAGCGACTACGAAACGTATGCGGAGTTGGAAGGATACGACGGGGTCGAGGCCTGGTACGAGTCGCTGTACGAAGCGGATGACTGGATCGGTAACGTGTCGGTGACGACTTCGCAGGTCGCCGGTGGCTACGTCTTCTCGGTCGAACTCGTCGACGTCGATACGGGCGGACAATCAGAGGCCAACGTCACAGCGGACGGAGACACGGTCGTCTACGAGGAGTTTAACATCACGAATCGCGGTGCTGATCCGAACGTCTCCGAATACACGTATCGGGTGAACATGCCGGGCGAGATTACGGATTCGAACGCCCACGAGGTCCGCGATGACGTGGCGGTGTGGCACCTCCACGAGGAACACACGAGCGAGTTGTTCGTCGAGGCGACCGTAGCCGACTCGTCCGATGACGACGCGGACGATGAGAACGAGTCCGATAACGAAGCGGAGACGTCTACCGAAGACACGGACGATGAGAACGATACCGACGACGAGGACGGCGTTCCCGGCTTCGGCAGCCCCGTCGCGCTCGTCGCCCTCTGTATCGCCGCCACGCTGGCGATCGACCGGCGAGTCGACCGGTAA
- the mptA gene encoding GTP cyclohydrolase MptA — MSHQLPDVQATSPDVTVGLSQVGVTGVDKLVKIAREGKRPIVLTAEFEVFVDLPAWRKGADMSRNMEVIDEILEEATREEAYRVEDVCGDAAERLLEKHDYTSTAKVSMEAEFMRREQTPASDRETQHTVDIIASATATEEGTREEIGAEVTGMTVCPCSQGMSAARAKQTLEDLGVEEGTITEFLEEVPQPGHSQRGHATLTVESNGDPEVDLNDVIDIARDAMSARIYNLAKRPDEDHMTYAAHADAKFVEDCVRALAEGVVDEFDHLPDDAVITMKQSNDESIHQHNAHAERKVEMETLREEVDGDLER, encoded by the coding sequence ATGAGTCATCAGCTTCCGGACGTGCAGGCAACGTCGCCCGACGTCACCGTCGGTCTGAGCCAGGTCGGCGTCACCGGCGTCGACAAACTCGTCAAGATCGCCCGCGAGGGGAAACGACCGATCGTCCTCACCGCCGAGTTCGAGGTCTTCGTCGACCTCCCCGCCTGGCGCAAGGGCGCGGACATGAGTCGCAACATGGAGGTCATCGACGAGATCTTAGAGGAGGCCACCCGCGAGGAGGCCTACCGCGTCGAGGACGTCTGCGGCGACGCCGCCGAACGGCTCCTCGAGAAACACGACTACACCTCCACGGCCAAGGTCTCGATGGAGGCCGAGTTCATGCGCCGCGAGCAGACGCCCGCCAGCGACCGCGAGACCCAACACACCGTCGACATCATCGCCTCGGCGACCGCGACCGAGGAGGGAACCCGCGAGGAGATCGGTGCGGAGGTCACCGGGATGACCGTCTGCCCCTGCTCGCAGGGGATGTCCGCCGCGCGCGCGAAACAGACCCTCGAGGACTTGGGCGTCGAGGAGGGGACGATCACGGAGTTCCTCGAGGAGGTCCCACAGCCGGGCCACTCCCAGCGCGGTCACGCGACGCTGACCGTCGAATCGAACGGCGATCCCGAGGTCGACCTGAACGACGTCATCGACATCGCGCGCGACGCGATGAGCGCGCGGATCTACAACCTCGCGAAGCGGCCGGACGAGGACCACATGACCTACGCGGCCCACGCCGACGCGAAGTTCGTCGAGGACTGCGTGCGGGCGCTCGCCGAGGGCGTCGTCGACGAGTTCGATCACCTCCCGGACGACGCGGTGATCACGATGAAACAGTCTAACGACGAGTCGATCCACCAGCACAACGCCCACGCCGAACGGAAAGTCGAGATGGAGACGCTACGCGAGGAAGTCGACGGCGACCTCGAGCGCTGA